The proteins below are encoded in one region of Helianthus annuus cultivar XRQ/B chromosome 2, HanXRQr2.0-SUNRISE, whole genome shotgun sequence:
- the LOC110924445 gene encoding ATP-dependent DNA helicase PIF1-like: MVFTSVLIALVLPLRVARAAKLYDIGLPNHRLVLKVGVPVMLLRNIDQQNGLCNGTRLQITFLGKRVIEAEVISGGNIGSRVFIPRINMIPSDKKIPLQFQRRQFPLSVCFAMTINKSQGQSLSRVGLYLKDPVFTHGQLYVALSRVKTRDGVKILIFDDEGKPTNQTANVVYKEIFGNL; encoded by the exons ATGGTTTTCACGAGTGTGCTAATTGCTTTAGTCCTGCCACTACGCGTTGCTCGCGCTGCAAAACTGTACGATATTG GTTTACCTAATCACAGATTAGTACTAAAAGTTGGAGTTCCGGTAATGCTTCTCAGAAATATCGATCAACAAAACGGCTTATGTAATGGAACTAGACTTCAGATTACTTTTCTTGGTAAACGAGTAATCGAAGCTGAAGTAATATCCGGCGGAAATATTGGATCAAGGGTTTTTATTCCGAGGATTAACATGATACCTTCAGACAAAAAAATCCCTCTTCAATTTCAACGCAGACAATTCCCGTTATCCGTATGCTTTGCCATGACCATTAACAAAAGTCAAGGACAGTCATTATCTAGAGTTGGTCTATATCTAAAAGATCCTGTTTTCACGCACGGTCAACTGTATGTTGCGCTATCAAGAGTTAAGACGAGAGATGGTGTGAAGATTTTAATATTCGACGATGAAGGAAAACCAACAAATCAAACTGCCAACGTCGTTTACAAAGAGATTTTTGGCAACTTATGA